A DNA window from Bacteroidales bacterium contains the following coding sequences:
- a CDS encoding cupin domain-containing protein, producing MQYTDLTEISSKEVLPGFHGKFVHSENMTTAYWDIVAGSEIPEHSHEQEQIVNLIEGEFELIVDGELIKLYSEGVVVIPSNVKHSGKAVSHCKLIDIFHPAREDFKF from the coding sequence ATGCAATATACTGATTTAACGGAAATTAGTTCGAAAGAAGTTCTTCCTGGCTTTCATGGTAAATTTGTTCACTCTGAAAATATGACTACGGCATATTGGGATATAGTTGCGGGTTCGGAAATTCCTGAACATAGCCATGAACAGGAGCAAATAGTTAATTTAATTGAAGGAGAGTTTGAATTGATTGTGGATGGAGAGCTAATAAAGCTTTATTCAGAAGGCGTAGTTGTTATACCTTCTAATGTAAAACATTCAGGAAAAGCGGTTTCTCATTGTAAACTAATTGATATCTTTCATCCTGCCAGAGAGGATTTTAAATTTTAA